The following coding sequences lie in one Patescibacteria group bacterium genomic window:
- a CDS encoding histidine triad nucleotide-binding protein, with translation MDCLFCQIIRKQIPSKIVLETTSVLVIHDINPKAKVHVLAIPKQHLVTLQDITEQNQSVIGELCLAIKTVTTQLGIADSGYKVVINNGRNGGQIVPHLHMHVLGGERVQGIT, from the coding sequence ATGGATTGTCTGTTCTGTCAAATCATTCGCAAACAGATTCCTAGTAAAATTGTTCTGGAAACAACCAGTGTATTGGTGATTCATGATATTAATCCTAAAGCTAAAGTGCACGTGTTAGCCATTCCCAAGCAACACTTGGTGACGTTACAGGATATTACTGAACAAAATCAATCGGTTATAGGCGAATTGTGTTTAGCGATTAAGACAGTTACCACACAACTTGGTATAGCCGACAGTGGCTATAAAGTTGTGATCAATAATGGTCGTAATGGCGGCCAAATAGTGCCGCATTTGCACATGCATGTGTTAGGCGGGGAACGGGTGCAGGGTATTACATAA
- the hisS gene encoding histidine--tRNA ligase yields MSTKKKPAVTKKVESPVVAPKKSRRKYEPPQLLKGMKDILPEEQSYRMAILRKLEDIAISYGYQRIDTPILEQASLFQRSIGEHTDVVEKEMYNFEDKSGDQVALRPEFTASIARAYIEHGMQNRTQPVKLYTVGPLFRHDRPQAGRYRQFWQLDLEVIGEGQPVIDAELISIGYFLFKDLGLDAMVNINSIGDEQCRPQYIQHLQEYFRARRKNLCDNCKLRLSKNTLRLLDCKEPACQEIAQDAPQIIDHLCAPCRDHFVKVLELLDETQIPYTLNPKIVRGLDYYSRTAWEFFPVMQGEEQMQSQAALAGGGRYDALLQKLGATQPVPASGFAAGIERLILAMKAKNIMLPSLYVPDVYLAQLGASAQKRSLRLMEQLRQAGFKVWGNLVKESLSAQLKVANKLGVSFTLILGQKELLDGTIIVRDMDSNSQEIVDIKKIEKELAKRLEKAPVSSIPKTVGAYDAIAANIDETAIIPEVVTPEIVQPGQKTLPIVE; encoded by the coding sequence ATGTCAACCAAAAAGAAACCTGCTGTAACTAAAAAAGTGGAGAGTCCAGTTGTGGCTCCCAAGAAATCACGGCGCAAATATGAACCGCCACAATTGCTGAAAGGCATGAAAGATATTTTGCCCGAAGAGCAATCTTATCGTATGGCCATTCTGCGTAAATTGGAAGACATTGCTATTTCTTATGGTTACCAAAGAATTGACACACCAATTTTGGAACAAGCCAGTTTGTTTCAGCGCTCGATTGGCGAACACACTGATGTAGTTGAGAAAGAAATGTACAATTTTGAAGATAAATCTGGTGATCAAGTGGCCTTGCGTCCGGAATTTACCGCCTCCATTGCGCGCGCCTATATTGAACATGGTATGCAGAATCGCACGCAACCGGTTAAGTTATATACAGTCGGTCCGTTATTTCGACATGATCGCCCTCAAGCTGGCCGCTATCGCCAGTTTTGGCAGTTAGATTTAGAAGTGATTGGTGAAGGCCAACCGGTCATTGATGCGGAGTTGATTTCCATTGGTTATTTCTTGTTTAAAGATTTAGGCTTAGATGCCATGGTGAATATTAACAGCATTGGTGATGAACAATGTCGGCCACAGTATATTCAACACTTGCAAGAATATTTTCGAGCCCGCCGCAAGAATTTATGTGATAATTGCAAATTAAGATTATCCAAAAATACTTTACGCTTATTGGATTGTAAAGAACCGGCTTGTCAAGAAATTGCTCAAGATGCCCCACAGATTATCGATCACCTCTGTGCCCCGTGCCGTGATCACTTTGTGAAAGTACTGGAGTTGCTTGATGAAACACAAATTCCTTATACGCTGAATCCGAAAATTGTGCGTGGCTTAGATTATTACTCTCGCACCGCTTGGGAATTTTTTCCGGTCATGCAAGGTGAAGAACAAATGCAAAGTCAAGCGGCGCTAGCTGGTGGTGGGCGCTATGATGCTTTATTGCAAAAATTAGGTGCTACGCAACCCGTCCCAGCCTCTGGTTTTGCGGCTGGCATCGAGCGTTTAATTTTGGCAATGAAAGCCAAAAATATTATGTTGCCGAGTTTGTATGTGCCGGATGTATACTTAGCTCAGCTGGGTGCCTCGGCGCAAAAACGTTCCTTGCGTTTGATGGAGCAATTACGTCAGGCTGGGTTTAAAGTGTGGGGAAATTTAGTGAAAGAAAGTTTATCGGCTCAGCTTAAAGTGGCCAATAAATTAGGGGTTAGTTTCACCTTGATATTAGGTCAAAAAGAATTATTAGATGGCACGATCATTGTGCGTGACATGGATAGTAATTCTCAAGAAATTGTCGATATTAAAAAAATTGAAAAAGAATTAGCTAAACGCCTAGAGAAGGCACCGGTGTCTTCAATACCAAAAACGGTTGGTGCTTATGATGCCATCGCCGCGAATATCGATGAAACAGCCATTATACCTGAGGTAGTTACTCCAGAAATTGTTCAACCTGGTCAAAAAACCTTGCCGATTGTTGAGTAA
- the lepB gene encoding signal peptidase I encodes MMNPKLFKVLSFIWEMVKVVAVSLLIVLPIRYFLVQPFYVKGSSMEPNFHDYEYLIIDEISYRFNEPQHGQVVVMRDPLEKSKYFIKRIIGIPGDTILIKDGQVSRNGEALNETAYLSPSVETTGPIAVLDITLGDNEYYVMGDNRAASFDSRRFGPIDRSALIGRVWVRAWPVTKFTTY; translated from the coding sequence ATGATGAACCCCAAACTGTTTAAAGTTTTATCTTTTATCTGGGAGATGGTCAAAGTAGTGGCCGTTTCTTTGTTGATTGTTTTACCGATTCGATATTTCTTGGTGCAACCATTTTATGTGAAGGGGTCTTCAATGGAACCTAATTTCCATGATTATGAATACCTCATTATCGATGAAATTTCTTACCGCTTTAACGAGCCACAACATGGCCAAGTTGTCGTGATGCGTGATCCTTTGGAGAAAAGTAAATATTTTATTAAAAGAATTATCGGTATTCCCGGCGATACTATTTTAATCAAAGATGGCCAAGTGTCGCGCAATGGAGAAGCATTGAATGAAACAGCCTATTTATCTCCGTCCGTAGAAACGACTGGTCCAATTGCTGTCTTGGATATTACACTGGGAGACAATGAGTATTATGTCATGGGTGATAATCGTGCTGCCAGTTTTGATTCGCGCCGGTTCGGTCCCATCGATCGCTCGGCTTTAATTGGTCGAGTGTGGGTGCGGGCTTGGCCGGTTACTAAATTTACTACTTATTAA
- a CDS encoding response regulator — protein MKRILIIEDEASLSRILQEVLTDRGYQVDVAAQGEEGWYKTKDTRPDLVLLDVIVPKLNGFTYLKRLRKAKKLANIPVIILSNLGQEADIAEARELGVVDYLIKSNHTIEAIVQRVATACHDEPQTV, from the coding sequence ATGAAACGAATCTTGATCATTGAGGATGAAGCCTCACTTAGCCGGATCCTCCAGGAAGTGTTAACTGATCGGGGTTATCAGGTGGATGTGGCTGCGCAAGGCGAGGAAGGTTGGTATAAAACCAAAGATACCCGCCCGGATTTGGTGTTACTAGATGTGATTGTTCCAAAACTAAATGGTTTTACTTACTTAAAGCGGTTGCGCAAAGCCAAAAAGTTAGCTAATATTCCAGTGATAATTTTATCAAATCTTGGGCAGGAGGCTGATATTGCTGAAGCCAGAGAGCTAGGCGTAGTCGATTATCTTATTAAATCTAATCACACCATCGAAGCGATTGTGCAAAGAGTAGCCACTGCCTGCCATGATGAACCCCAAACTGTTTAA
- a CDS encoding LCP family protein, which produces MFKFDHRLWVIPLILIICASLLGYTVYYRYYQTNSAKPSALSQLGSLVTKQSNPVRGEGKDRINVLLLGIGGDGHDGGTLTDSIMIASIKPSTKQVALLSLPRDLVVKIYSETNPDYWEGHKINSVYALRDMKTAVQTIEGVTGLTMHYYVLLDFSGFQKLIDDVGGVDVPIDNTFTGLYGASELSYQCPKTNLYYLDDGPYCAIKFVRGSETMMGERALIYARLRKLISGPAAEAEDFGRAKRQQYVLQAFKAKLLSAGTILNPGRMAGMLTDIDSHVQTNLQLWEMYRLYQLTGSINPANTINRVVDNSPDGLVKTTITSSGADVVVPVAGDYDYSGIQKLAKDIFNEPVETLHATSLPSDTSLQPSDITIQVLNGTNERGLANTAAANLTVAGFTVGNVGNAITNDYTTTTIYQISDQIDQTILEKITTVVSGEIASARQTDTLLSLDSNGTLDTSADLIIIVGHNDEPAAQPLP; this is translated from the coding sequence ATGTTTAAGTTTGATCATCGCTTATGGGTTATTCCGCTTATTTTAATAATCTGTGCCAGCTTACTCGGTTATACCGTCTATTATAGATATTATCAGACAAACTCAGCCAAACCATCGGCCTTAAGCCAGCTCGGATCTTTAGTAACTAAGCAAAGTAACCCGGTGCGGGGTGAAGGTAAAGATCGTATCAATGTGCTGTTACTTGGTATTGGTGGTGACGGTCATGATGGTGGCACACTGACCGACTCAATTATGATTGCCAGTATTAAACCTTCCACTAAACAGGTAGCTCTATTATCTTTGCCACGTGACTTGGTTGTAAAAATTTATAGTGAAACAAACCCAGACTATTGGGAAGGTCATAAGATAAATTCTGTCTATGCCTTGCGCGATATGAAAACCGCTGTGCAAACGATTGAAGGTGTCACTGGATTGACAATGCATTATTATGTATTGCTCGATTTTTCTGGTTTTCAAAAATTAATTGATGATGTTGGCGGAGTTGATGTGCCGATTGATAATACTTTCACCGGTTTATATGGCGCGTCAGAATTATCTTATCAGTGCCCGAAAACCAATCTGTATTATTTAGATGATGGCCCATACTGTGCGATAAAATTTGTCCGCGGTTCAGAAACAATGATGGGTGAGAGAGCCTTAATTTATGCGCGTCTGCGCAAACTAATCTCAGGCCCAGCGGCTGAAGCAGAAGATTTTGGACGAGCTAAACGCCAACAATATGTTTTACAAGCTTTTAAAGCCAAATTGTTATCAGCTGGTACGATTTTAAATCCGGGTCGAATGGCCGGCATGCTCACGGATATCGATTCTCACGTACAAACCAATTTACAACTGTGGGAAATGTATCGACTATATCAATTAACCGGGTCGATCAATCCAGCCAATACCATTAATCGCGTCGTGGATAACTCACCAGATGGTTTGGTAAAGACCACTATAACTAGTAGCGGAGCCGATGTGGTGGTACCGGTGGCGGGTGATTATGATTATAGCGGTATACAAAAATTAGCGAAGGATATTTTTAACGAACCGGTAGAGACGTTGCATGCAACGTCTCTACCATCGGACACGTCTCTACAACCATCAGACATAACCATACAAGTATTAAATGGTACCAATGAAAGAGGTTTGGCTAATACCGCCGCGGCTAATCTAACAGTCGCCGGCTTCACCGTGGGTAATGTCGGTAACGCTATCACCAATGATTACACCACGACCACCATTTATCAAATATCAGATCAAATTGATCAGACCATATTGGAAAAAATTACAACAGTTGTGTCAGGTGAAATTGCGAGTGCGCGACAAACCGACACCTTGTTAAGTCTAGATAGTAATGGTACGTTGGATACCAGCGCTGACCTTATTATTATCGTAGGCCACAATGATGAACCAGCCGCACAACCTCTACCCTAA
- the der gene encoding ribosome biogenesis GTPase Der has translation MNQPHNLYPKVVLIGRTNVGKSTLFNRLTDTGRAIVSPHANTTRDQNQAVVHWQGSSLLLVDTGGLDMAVFDPLDKDIQAQVAKAVKGAAAVIFVVDNQADVMPQDRDTAKWLQRLKIPVIVCINKAESLRTQQAGMATFAVLPFADHVACSAKNGSGTGDLLDLVFSRIPVVATRIEDQTTIQVAIVGQPNVGKSTLFNGLIGEDLVIVSPLPHTTRDPHDTLLSYNGHLYNLIDTAGMRRKTKVGSGDGGDLERLSVNQTKAMIAQADVVLCVIEAQRRITHQDKAMLDYIKMKGKSFILVVNKWDLIPNKTASTINDYMRYYGHQFDFSTHTPITFISALEKQRTTQLLDITQRVFDFQNHWMEQAELDGVVRQVLYRQPKERRQGYADKPKRKLDLQSLTQTSINPPRFLLQTPRPKNVPPAIIHIVENLIREHCSYEGVPIYLEVRAKE, from the coding sequence ATGAACCAGCCGCACAACCTCTACCCTAAAGTTGTCTTGATTGGCCGCACTAATGTGGGCAAATCAACTCTTTTTAATCGTTTAACCGATACTGGCCGAGCCATTGTCTCACCCCACGCTAACACCACACGGGATCAAAACCAAGCGGTCGTACACTGGCAAGGGTCAAGTTTATTGTTAGTTGATACCGGTGGTTTAGACATGGCCGTATTTGATCCGTTGGATAAAGATATCCAAGCGCAGGTAGCTAAAGCCGTTAAGGGAGCGGCGGCGGTTATTTTTGTAGTCGATAATCAAGCTGATGTCATGCCACAAGATCGTGATACGGCCAAGTGGTTACAGCGCCTGAAGATACCGGTCATTGTTTGTATTAACAAAGCGGAAAGTTTGCGCACCCAACAAGCCGGTATGGCTACATTTGCCGTGTTGCCATTTGCTGATCATGTGGCGTGTTCGGCTAAAAATGGGAGCGGCACTGGTGATTTACTTGATCTGGTATTTAGTCGCATCCCAGTTGTCGCCACGCGCATTGAAGATCAAACTACCATTCAGGTAGCCATTGTAGGGCAACCGAATGTTGGCAAGTCGACTTTATTTAATGGTCTAATCGGTGAAGATCTAGTGATAGTGAGCCCTCTCCCCCACACCACGCGTGATCCACATGATACTTTATTGTCTTACAACGGACACTTATATAATTTAATCGACACGGCCGGTATGCGCCGTAAAACCAAAGTGGGTAGTGGCGATGGTGGAGATTTAGAACGCCTGAGTGTTAATCAAACCAAAGCGATGATTGCTCAAGCCGATGTGGTACTGTGTGTCATTGAAGCCCAGCGGCGCATCACCCATCAAGATAAAGCCATGCTCGATTATATTAAAATGAAAGGCAAGAGTTTTATCTTAGTGGTGAATAAATGGGATTTGATTCCGAATAAAACTGCCAGCACGATTAACGATTACATGCGCTATTATGGCCATCAGTTTGATTTTTCTACTCACACTCCCATCACTTTTATTTCTGCTCTAGAGAAACAACGTACCACACAATTATTGGATATCACGCAACGTGTGTTTGATTTCCAGAATCATTGGATGGAACAGGCTGAGTTGGATGGTGTTGTGCGGCAAGTGCTGTATCGTCAACCCAAAGAACGCCGCCAAGGTTATGCCGATAAACCCAAACGCAAACTTGATCTGCAATCACTTACCCAAACCAGTATTAATCCACCCCGCTTCTTATTGCAAACGCCCCGCCCGAAAAATGTACCACCGGCCATTATTCATATTGTCGAAAACCTGATTCGTGAACACTGTTCTTACGAAGGTGTGCCGATCTATTTGGAAGTCCGCGCCAAAGAATGA
- the pth gene encoding aminoacyl-tRNA hydrolase, protein MKLIIGLGNPGKNYATTRHNVGFIILDKIIPDWQIDKPSNSLIHKTSTTLYAKPQTFMNNSGSAVRHLVDYYHIALPDILVIYDDKDLPFGTIRFRVKGSSGGHNGIKSIIEHLGTTEFARLKVGIAPVDNTHQIGDTADYVLARFSKDEKKSIPNIIDQVIEKIGEIIYPFGK, encoded by the coding sequence ATGAAACTAATCATCGGTCTTGGTAACCCAGGTAAAAATTATGCCACCACGCGTCACAATGTTGGGTTTATCATCTTAGATAAAATTATTCCGGATTGGCAAATAGACAAACCATCAAATAGTCTGATTCATAAAACTAGCACCACGTTGTACGCCAAACCACAGACATTCATGAACAATTCTGGCAGTGCGGTTAGGCACTTAGTGGATTATTACCATATAGCTTTACCGGACATACTGGTAATTTATGATGATAAAGATCTACCCTTTGGCACGATTCGATTTCGCGTAAAAGGATCGTCCGGCGGACACAATGGAATAAAATCCATTATCGAACACCTCGGCACCACTGAGTTTGCCCGCCTCAAGGTTGGTATTGCCCCGGTTGATAATACACACCAAATTGGCGATACGGCTGATTATGTTTTAGCCAGGTTTAGTAAAGACGAAAAAAAATCTATACCAAATATTATTGATCAAGTTATCGAAAAAATTGGTGAAATTATTTACCCGTTTGGGAAGTAA
- a CDS encoding nucleotidyltransferase domain-containing protein, with amino-acid sequence MSNNYKKIPKAVRDNIASYIISLEKDNLPIEKVVLFGSYAKGTQHQWSDIDLCIVSPKFRNAWQATQYLWSKRINDIGLTIEPVGFSPVDYKSESPLLAEIKRTGIRVD; translated from the coding sequence ATGTCAAATAATTATAAAAAAATACCCAAAGCTGTAAGAGATAACATTGCCAGTTACATTATTTCTTTAGAAAAAGATAATCTTCCAATTGAAAAAGTCGTGTTATTTGGATCATATGCTAAAGGTACTCAGCATCAATGGAGTGATATAGATTTATGTATTGTATCTCCAAAATTTCGTAATGCTTGGCAGGCCACTCAATATTTATGGTCAAAACGGATTAATGATATTGGATTAACTATTGAACCGGTAGGTTTTTCACCGGTTGATTATAAATCAGAATCACCGCTCCTAGCGGAGATTAAACGAACCGGTATTAGAGTTGATTAA
- a CDS encoding HEPN domain-containing protein, with amino-acid sequence MSDITTQIVYWKTTGQRNLKTAEDLFKTKHYDACLFFCHLTLEKHLKGMVVACTKDFPPYIHDLAKLVKLTDLDLSDQNMADLRMITTFNIAGRYDDIKLNFYKQCTLTFTKKYLSITKQLCQIIIKKYPKL; translated from the coding sequence ATGTCAGACATAACTACACAAATTGTCTATTGGAAGACTACTGGGCAACGTAATCTAAAAACGGCAGAAGATTTGTTTAAGACAAAACACTATGATGCTTGTTTATTCTTTTGTCACCTGACTTTAGAAAAACATCTCAAAGGGATGGTAGTTGCTTGCACTAAGGATTTTCCTCCATACATTCATGATTTAGCCAAGTTAGTTAAACTAACTGATTTGGATTTATCAGATCAAAATATGGCCGATCTACGAATGATCACGACTTTTAATATTGCTGGCCGTTACGATGATATTAAATTAAATTTTTATAAACAGTGTACGTTAACATTTACAAAAAAATATTTGTCAATCACAAAACAATTATGTCAAATAATTATAAAAAAATACCCAAAGCTGTAA
- a CDS encoding peptidoglycan-binding domain-containing protein: MQRLYHAQTTFMFGGTKMSWLYENRKWVSTLAVFFLFCVTFICGVGVVGVNTPAIGDATTGVAESTPTPAAVEPMLTAAAIPTPAPTETPVVETPTPTPEPPVVQAPKPKPKGHGLLAKGARGEKVTELQQQLREMGNPVAVTGEFDGVTESVIRQIQMTAGIDNDGIVGPNTRSALTTALVKARVRAKNTVPTPPAPTPTPVAEVHPTTTTPAPAVDALLFIQHRPKAMPECESSGYPLPTDTGMVSWWVSQQSSWTTDCFLDGDVTPSEGQLTQARDVRRLYSRKISHEAFSASSRPEYERVRAMREVRKSLRPAQMRALSEFDTAMRLTEARANLVTRFAGPDEENEHPDVFSGRQ, translated from the coding sequence ATGCAACGTCTCTACCATGCGCAAACCACGTTCATGTTCGGAGGAACCAAGATGTCCTGGCTCTACGAAAACCGCAAGTGGGTTTCGACCCTGGCGGTTTTTTTCCTGTTCTGCGTGACGTTTATTTGTGGTGTCGGGGTCGTCGGGGTTAACACCCCGGCGATTGGCGACGCCACGACCGGCGTCGCCGAGTCCACCCCGACCCCTGCCGCCGTCGAGCCGATGCTCACGGCGGCTGCGATCCCGACCCCGGCGCCCACGGAAACGCCGGTGGTCGAAACCCCCACCCCGACCCCGGAGCCCCCGGTGGTGCAGGCTCCCAAGCCCAAGCCGAAGGGGCACGGGCTCCTGGCCAAGGGAGCTAGGGGTGAGAAGGTGACGGAGTTGCAACAGCAGCTCCGTGAGATGGGGAATCCGGTCGCGGTGACCGGAGAGTTTGACGGAGTCACCGAATCGGTGATCCGTCAGATTCAAATGACCGCTGGGATCGACAACGACGGCATCGTCGGTCCCAACACCCGGTCGGCTCTCACCACCGCCCTCGTGAAGGCGCGTGTGCGAGCCAAAAACACTGTCCCGACCCCGCCGGCACCGACGCCCACGCCGGTGGCCGAAGTTCACCCGACGACCACCACGCCGGCTCCCGCGGTTGACGCGTTGCTGTTCATTCAGCACCGGCCGAAGGCGATGCCGGAATGTGAGTCATCTGGTTATCCTCTCCCCACCGACACTGGCATGGTGTCTTGGTGGGTTTCGCAGCAGTCGTCTTGGACGACTGACTGCTTCCTCGACGGTGATGTGACCCCATCTGAGGGTCAGCTCACCCAGGCGCGCGACGTACGGCGCCTGTACTCGAGGAAGATCTCCCACGAGGCTTTCAGCGCCTCCAGCCGACCCGAGTACGAGAGGGTTCGAGCGATGCGGGAGGTTCGTAAGTCCCTCCGGCCGGCGCAGATGCGCGCCCTGTCGGAGTTCGACACCGCCATGCGCCTCACCGAGGCCAGGGCGAACCTCGTCACCCGGTTCGCGGGACCGGACGAAGAAAATGAACACCCGGACGTGTTTTCCGGGCGGCAATAG